In a single window of the Bradyrhizobium sp. ORS 285 genome:
- a CDS encoding DUF1837 domain-containing protein, translated as MPGLSFEILVDDALAEVTSASQLATAVNKRVLSLINDFEDGEWRYPKFQSYLWDNIAHTALSQRERSALIDHSHSSLIAAAQNLRLTDKDELGQGSEIAEVFLYGLMHHRFGALPVVPKIFYKQNVQDNAKGADSVHIVVNGDDFTLWFGEAKFYNSIVDARLDAIVTSVLNSLSTDKLKKENAIITSVSDLDGLPIAANVREKIKAALSNRESIDYLKPKIHIPILLLHECTTTKETKELSEQYKSKIIAYHKDRAASYFSKQIAKSGAINKYDKINFHIILFPVPSKKTIVDAFVHAVAFYKGQT; from the coding sequence ATGCCCGGCCTCTCATTTGAAATCCTCGTTGATGACGCCCTAGCCGAAGTAACCTCCGCTTCCCAACTCGCGACGGCAGTCAACAAGAGAGTTCTCAGCCTAATCAACGACTTTGAAGACGGCGAGTGGCGCTACCCAAAGTTTCAGAGCTACCTTTGGGACAATATTGCTCACACCGCTCTATCGCAAAGAGAGCGATCCGCATTGATCGACCACAGTCATAGTAGCCTTATAGCCGCCGCCCAGAACCTCCGACTAACTGACAAGGACGAATTGGGCCAGGGCAGTGAGATAGCCGAAGTATTTTTGTACGGATTGATGCACCATCGCTTTGGCGCACTACCCGTTGTTCCAAAGATCTTCTACAAGCAAAACGTTCAAGACAACGCAAAAGGCGCAGACAGCGTCCATATCGTGGTGAATGGGGACGACTTCACGCTTTGGTTCGGCGAGGCCAAATTCTACAACTCCATCGTCGATGCGAGATTAGACGCGATTGTAACCTCTGTACTCAACTCGCTATCGACGGATAAACTCAAAAAAGAGAACGCAATAATCACAAGCGTCTCCGACCTAGATGGCCTGCCAATCGCCGCGAACGTTCGCGAAAAGATAAAGGCCGCCTTGAGCAATCGCGAGTCCATCGATTATCTAAAGCCCAAAATTCACATCCCAATTCTTCTGCTGCACGAATGCACAACAACCAAAGAGACAAAGGAATTATCAGAGCAGTACAAATCAAAGATAATTGCATATCATAAAGACCGAGCGGCTTCGTATTTCTCAAAGCAAATTGCAAAGTCTGGAGCAATTAACAAATACGACAAAATTAACTTTCATATTATTCTCTTCCCAGTTCCGAGCAAAAAAACAATCGTTGACGCATTTGTGCACGCAGTAGCTTTCTATAAAGGGCAAACATAG
- a CDS encoding DEAD/DEAH box helicase, giving the protein MIRETGLFPYLQLASASWDQKYVHHAFEVDVGRRLATLHREQSTVLARLLNGKSIAVSAPTSFGKSFIIDAFIAAKRPDTAVIIVPTIALMDETRRRLFKKFSEHYTIITAPDTRLGTKNILIFPPERAFGYLKLLEQIDLLVVDEFYKASQEHDPARAPALIKAILKLSKNATQRYYLAPNIKTLKDNLFTRDMEFIELLDFNTVYLNIQEPYKEIRGDIEKKGAKLIELMSTDKQKSLIYAGTYSEIRKISELVVKHLPLVDRIYTSSFAKWLRINYQSDWTLADLVERAVGVHNGSMHRCLSQLQIKLFEYEDGFDSIISTSSIIEGVNTSAQNVVVWRSRAGSTNLKDFTYKNIIGRGGRMFKYFVGNIYLLDAPPRPEDNQLDIVFPDEMLGTLDEVGDVEQLTDHQLERIIEYKTQMASIIGEQEFARLKRENVLQDSDADFLLRLAKNMKEAPEEWRGFGYLNSSNPADWDTMLFKVIGLKPAGWDSAWSNVVNVAKAIAHNWRRDLPQIISSLKNNGISIEEFFKLERTITFKLTALLSDTNELHKIIIDPSVDISGFIGRMSRAFLPSAVYHLEEYGLPRMISKKIHAAGLIDFEEPEMDLSNTLERFKALGRETVLAVKSLGPFDRYVVRFFFDGITPDEPQLAEVSE; this is encoded by the coding sequence ATGATACGGGAAACTGGGCTGTTTCCTTATCTTCAGCTTGCCAGCGCATCTTGGGACCAGAAATACGTCCACCATGCGTTTGAGGTCGACGTCGGCCGTCGGCTCGCAACTCTACACCGAGAACAATCAACAGTTCTTGCCAGGCTACTAAATGGAAAGAGTATCGCTGTAAGCGCTCCAACAAGCTTCGGCAAGAGCTTCATAATAGACGCGTTCATAGCAGCAAAGCGCCCCGACACGGCCGTCATTATAGTCCCAACCATCGCTTTAATGGACGAAACCCGAAGGCGGCTCTTTAAGAAGTTCTCCGAACATTACACCATTATAACCGCACCAGACACGCGTCTTGGCACAAAGAACATTCTGATCTTCCCTCCAGAGCGCGCATTTGGATATCTGAAGTTACTCGAACAAATTGACCTCCTCGTAGTAGACGAATTCTACAAGGCTAGCCAAGAGCACGACCCCGCCCGAGCCCCTGCACTTATCAAAGCCATTCTAAAGCTCTCCAAGAATGCCACTCAACGATACTACCTTGCCCCCAATATAAAAACACTAAAGGATAATTTGTTCACGCGCGACATGGAGTTCATCGAACTCTTGGACTTCAATACAGTGTACCTAAATATTCAGGAGCCATATAAAGAGATCAGAGGAGACATAGAGAAAAAAGGCGCAAAGCTAATAGAATTAATGTCTACCGATAAGCAGAAGTCGTTGATATATGCGGGAACCTATTCTGAGATCAGAAAGATCTCTGAACTTGTTGTAAAGCACCTCCCTCTCGTAGACCGGATATACACGTCATCTTTCGCAAAATGGCTCAGAATAAACTATCAATCCGACTGGACACTGGCCGACCTAGTTGAACGGGCCGTCGGAGTTCACAACGGCAGCATGCACAGATGCCTTAGTCAACTTCAGATAAAGCTATTTGAATACGAAGATGGCTTCGACAGTATAATATCGACTTCATCAATCATCGAGGGGGTAAACACTTCTGCGCAGAATGTAGTTGTATGGCGAAGCAGAGCAGGAAGCACCAATCTAAAAGATTTTACATATAAGAACATCATCGGGCGCGGCGGCAGGATGTTCAAGTACTTCGTCGGCAACATCTACCTGCTAGACGCGCCACCGCGACCCGAGGACAACCAGCTTGACATTGTATTTCCGGACGAGATGCTCGGAACCTTGGACGAAGTCGGCGACGTAGAACAACTGACGGACCATCAACTCGAACGCATTATCGAGTACAAGACCCAAATGGCCTCCATCATTGGGGAGCAGGAATTCGCTAGACTTAAGCGCGAGAATGTTTTGCAAGACAGCGACGCAGATTTTCTACTGCGGCTAGCGAAAAACATGAAGGAAGCCCCCGAAGAGTGGAGGGGATTTGGCTATCTCAACTCTTCAAATCCTGCTGATTGGGACACAATGTTATTCAAAGTAATTGGCCTCAAACCGGCTGGATGGGATTCCGCATGGTCTAATGTGGTGAATGTCGCTAAAGCAATTGCTCACAACTGGCGCCGAGACCTACCTCAAATCATTTCGTCTTTGAAGAACAACGGAATAAGCATCGAAGAATTCTTCAAGCTAGAACGCACGATTACATTCAAGCTGACCGCTCTTCTTAGCGACACCAATGAGCTGCACAAAATAATCATTGACCCCTCTGTAGATATTTCAGGATTTATAGGGCGTATGAGTCGGGCATTTCTGCCGAGCGCAGTTTACCACCTAGAGGAGTACGGCCTTCCACGAATGATCTCGAAGAAGATCCATGCGGCCGGCTTAATCGATTTTGAGGAACCCGAGATGGATCTCAGCAATACGCTCGAACGCTTCAAGGCTCTGGGGAGAGAAACCGTGTTAGCCGTAAAATCTCTCGGTCCCTTCGATCGCTATGTAGTACGCTTCTTCTTTGACGGGATAACTCCTGACGAGCCGCAACTGGCAGAGGTCTCTGAATAG
- a CDS encoding LysM peptidoglycan-binding domain-containing protein, which translates to MSIGTGGRLIWGGGAVAVLAIAGVAIAVAHGFGLDFSIFKRDGTSASQNAAVPSSPTGGAPAAQQHAAAAEPVAAGKGAPSQAAAALATAQQQASGLAALLGPVAPSAAESDGPSFDVVSVEPSGDTVVAGRAAPGATVELLRNGEPHARVVADRSGQFSMVPAPLPAGTFELTLRAKQPEGREMSSKQSVAVVVEAGKRPATVAVIAPDQATRVLSKPAASAPLAVAVEAVDFEPNGNLRVSGRGRPGATVRIYLNDRLVNTTTAGADGRIAATIKDATWVGKDRLRLDEVDAKTGTVQARAEVPLNVPEALTTASLPAAAGREQGQGSGARTQLASASPGDLKDMAPSPGRTGARTITVSRGDSLWHISRRLLGEGTRYAIIYRANREQIRRPDLIYPGQVFVLPAKR; encoded by the coding sequence ATGAGCATCGGAACCGGCGGACGATTGATCTGGGGCGGCGGCGCCGTTGCGGTGCTGGCGATCGCAGGCGTAGCCATCGCGGTCGCGCACGGCTTTGGTCTCGATTTCTCGATCTTCAAGCGTGACGGGACGTCTGCGAGCCAGAATGCCGCGGTGCCAAGCTCTCCGACGGGCGGAGCGCCCGCTGCGCAGCAGCACGCTGCGGCGGCTGAGCCGGTCGCGGCAGGCAAGGGGGCTCCGAGCCAGGCCGCGGCCGCGCTGGCGACGGCGCAGCAGCAGGCGAGCGGGTTGGCTGCGCTGCTGGGACCGGTTGCGCCGTCTGCGGCGGAGAGCGACGGGCCGTCATTTGATGTGGTCAGCGTGGAGCCGTCGGGCGACACCGTCGTAGCCGGTCGTGCTGCACCCGGCGCGACCGTCGAGTTGTTGCGCAATGGCGAGCCGCATGCGCGAGTGGTCGCCGATCGCTCGGGGCAATTCTCCATGGTGCCGGCGCCGCTGCCGGCCGGGACGTTCGAGCTGACCTTGCGGGCCAAGCAGCCGGAGGGCCGCGAGATGTCGTCCAAGCAGAGCGTGGCGGTGGTGGTCGAGGCTGGCAAGCGGCCGGCGACCGTTGCGGTGATCGCGCCGGACCAGGCGACGCGCGTCCTGTCGAAGCCGGCCGCATCGGCGCCGCTGGCGGTTGCGGTCGAGGCCGTCGACTTCGAGCCGAACGGCAATCTGCGCGTCAGCGGCCGGGGCCGGCCCGGGGCGACCGTGCGGATCTATCTCAACGATCGGCTCGTCAACACGACGACAGCCGGTGCGGATGGCCGCATCGCGGCGACCATCAAGGATGCGACCTGGGTCGGCAAGGACCGGCTGCGGCTCGACGAGGTCGATGCCAAGACCGGCACCGTTCAGGCGCGCGCCGAGGTGCCGTTGAATGTGCCGGAGGCGCTGACCACGGCCTCGCTGCCTGCGGCCGCGGGCCGGGAACAAGGGCAGGGAAGTGGCGCGCGCACGCAGCTCGCATCGGCCTCGCCCGGCGACCTCAAGGATATGGCGCCGTCACCCGGCCGCACGGGCGCGAGGACGATCACCGTGTCGCGTGGCGACAGCCTGTGGCACATCAGCCGGCGTCTGCTCGGCGAGGGCACGCGCTACGCCATCATCTACCGCGCCAACCGCGAACAGATCCGCCGGCCGGACCTGATTTATCCCGGCCAGGTGTTCGTGTTGCCGGCGAAGCGATAG
- a CDS encoding methyl-accepting chemotaxis protein, with protein sequence MRKNLPVTTNEYPITDETLIVSRTDLKGRLTYFNEQFVDAAGFTPDELMGQPHNIIRHPDMPPAAFANLWDTLKQGKPWAGAVKNRRKNGDFYWVLATASAIRENGEITGYTSIRTKLPADQRAEAEKVYGLLNENKAQDYAISAGVIRRRSVFDRLSFFTGTVRARLTTLAAVLSVFMLVIGAAGLLSTRSSNIGLKSMYEDRTVPLAQLFEINDRVLQNMSAQQSGAINGKAGKSIDGIAPLIEENSVRITKLWADYMASYLTPEERSAADAYAIKRKTYLEEGIKPALALLQQRKFDEASQHIATKGHDLFEAAKHELDKLVAIQVKEAKGLYEEAEGQYYAVISLVAALILAGIGLGALFSLQTIRAVLRPVKVLNEAMQSITAGKLDNRIPVERDDEIGEALRHLQTVQSIVRFNSEEVKAVQRTAEAKRKAGMSQLATEFESAIGGIVQTVSTASSQLETSAGTLSSSAARSQELATTVAAASEQASTNVQSVASATEELTSSVTEISRQVQESARIATGAVEQARVTNDRVNELSKAAARIGDVVELINTIAGQTNLLALNATIEAARAGDAGRGFAVVASEVKALAEQTSKATGEIAQQISGIQSATQESVSAIKEISTTIERLSEISSTIAAAVEQQGAATQEISRNIQEASRGTTEVNTNIVDVQHGAAQTGSASGNVLSAAQSLSQESDRLRQEVNRFLSNVRAA encoded by the coding sequence GTGCGCAAGAATCTCCCGGTCACGACCAATGAATACCCGATCACTGACGAGACGCTGATCGTCTCGCGTACCGATCTCAAGGGCAGGCTCACTTATTTCAACGAGCAGTTCGTCGATGCCGCGGGCTTCACCCCCGACGAACTCATGGGCCAGCCGCACAACATCATTCGTCATCCCGACATGCCGCCGGCGGCGTTCGCCAATCTCTGGGACACGCTGAAGCAGGGCAAGCCATGGGCCGGCGCGGTCAAGAACCGCCGCAAGAACGGTGACTTCTACTGGGTGCTGGCGACCGCCTCCGCCATCCGCGAGAACGGCGAGATCACCGGCTACACCTCGATCCGGACCAAGCTCCCCGCCGACCAGCGCGCCGAAGCCGAGAAGGTCTATGGCCTGCTCAACGAAAACAAGGCGCAGGATTACGCAATCAGCGCCGGCGTCATCCGTCGCCGCTCGGTGTTCGACCGGTTGTCGTTCTTCACGGGCACGGTGAGGGCGCGACTGACGACGCTCGCCGCGGTGCTCAGCGTCTTCATGCTGGTCATCGGTGCGGCCGGCCTGCTGTCGACCCGCAGCAGCAATATCGGCTTGAAGTCGATGTATGAGGACCGCACCGTGCCGCTGGCACAGCTGTTCGAGATCAACGACCGAGTGCTGCAGAACATGTCGGCGCAACAGTCGGGAGCGATCAACGGAAAGGCAGGAAAATCGATCGATGGCATCGCGCCGCTGATCGAGGAGAACAGTGTCCGCATCACGAAGCTGTGGGCCGACTACATGGCGAGCTATCTCACTCCGGAGGAGAGGTCGGCCGCTGACGCCTACGCGATCAAGCGCAAGACCTATCTCGAGGAGGGCATCAAGCCGGCGCTGGCGCTGCTGCAGCAGCGCAAGTTCGACGAGGCCAGCCAGCACATCGCCACCAAGGGACATGATCTGTTCGAGGCAGCCAAGCACGAGCTCGACAAGCTGGTCGCCATCCAGGTCAAGGAAGCCAAGGGACTCTATGAGGAAGCCGAAGGTCAGTACTATGCCGTGATCTCGCTCGTCGCTGCGTTGATCCTCGCCGGCATCGGCCTCGGCGCGCTGTTCAGCCTTCAGACCATCCGCGCAGTGCTGCGGCCGGTGAAAGTCCTCAACGAGGCGATGCAGAGCATCACCGCGGGCAAGCTCGACAACCGCATTCCGGTGGAGCGTGACGACGAGATCGGCGAAGCGCTGCGCCATCTGCAGACCGTGCAGTCGATCGTTCGCTTCAACAGCGAGGAAGTCAAAGCGGTGCAGCGCACCGCCGAGGCCAAGCGCAAGGCGGGAATGAGCCAGCTCGCCACCGAGTTCGAAAGTGCGATCGGAGGCATCGTGCAGACGGTCTCAACGGCGTCGTCGCAGCTTGAGACCTCAGCGGGCACGCTGTCCTCGAGCGCGGCGCGCTCGCAGGAGCTCGCCACCACCGTGGCGGCCGCGTCGGAGCAGGCCTCGACCAACGTGCAGTCGGTGGCCTCGGCCACGGAGGAGCTGACCTCCTCGGTGACCGAGATCAGCCGTCAGGTGCAGGAGTCCGCGCGGATCGCGACCGGCGCCGTCGAGCAGGCCCGCGTCACCAACGACCGCGTCAACGAGCTGTCGAAGGCGGCCGCGCGGATCGGCGACGTGGTGGAGCTGATCAACACCATCGCCGGCCAGACCAACCTGCTGGCGCTGAACGCGACGATCGAGGCGGCGCGTGCCGGCGATGCCGGCCGCGGCTTCGCCGTGGTCGCCTCCGAGGTGAAGGCGCTCGCCGAGCAGACCTCGAAGGCGACCGGCGAGATCGCCCAGCAGATCTCGGGCATCCAGTCGGCCACCCAGGAGTCGGTCTCGGCGATCAAGGAGATCAGCACGACGATCGAGCGGCTGTCGGAAATCTCCTCGACCATCGCCGCTGCCGTCGAGCAGCAGGGCGCGGCGACGCAGGAGATTTCGCGCAACATCCAGGAGGCCTCACGCGGCACCACCGAGGTCAATACCAATATCGTCGACGTCCAGCACGGCGCAGCCCAGACCGGCTCGGCCTCGGGCAACGTGCTGTCGGCCGCGCAGTCGCTTTCTCAGGAGAGCGACCGTCTGCGCCAGGAGGTCAACCGCTTCCTCAGCAACGTCCGCGCGGCCTGA
- a CDS encoding DUF3124 domain-containing protein encodes MSRRRTRKPAICHIGTALLALWLAGGVARAADSVTTAFASSLTAVPAEAATVTGAVYVPVYSSVAMTPGRIQADFSVTLSIHNASEQRPLIIRRINYYDTAGALVEAHLAAPVALKPFATIEIFVPTKDTRGGTGANFVVDWAATGEIAEPVVEALMVGGIGAGHYAFISQGRPIRQIGR; translated from the coding sequence ATGTCGCGCCGCCGCACAAGGAAACCCGCAATCTGTCACATCGGGACGGCGCTCCTCGCGCTGTGGCTCGCAGGTGGCGTTGCACGGGCCGCCGACAGCGTGACGACCGCCTTTGCGAGCTCGCTGACCGCGGTTCCGGCCGAGGCGGCGACCGTGACGGGCGCGGTCTATGTTCCCGTCTATTCCAGCGTCGCGATGACGCCCGGCAGGATCCAGGCCGATTTCTCCGTCACCCTGAGCATCCACAACGCCTCCGAGCAGCGGCCGTTGATCATCCGGCGCATCAACTATTACGACACGGCCGGCGCGCTGGTCGAAGCCCACCTCGCTGCGCCGGTCGCCTTGAAGCCGTTCGCGACGATCGAGATCTTCGTCCCGACCAAGGACACCCGCGGCGGCACCGGCGCCAATTTCGTCGTCGACTGGGCCGCGACCGGCGAGATCGCCGAGCCGGTGGTCGAGGCGCTGATGGTCGGCGGCATCGGCGCCGGCCATTACGCCTTCATCAGCCAGGGCCGCCCGATCCGGCAGATCGGGCGGTGA
- a CDS encoding cation:proton antiporter codes for MHELIGDITLCILFAWVLGLAAHRWRQPSILAYLVAGFAIGPFGTGWVKSQESISVISELGLIFMLFMIGLEIDLKKIIRAGPVILIAGGVQLLGGAALGILFFVAIGMRMGAESYDALYLCVACALSSTVIIVKVLYEKRELDTLPGRITLGVLVLQDVFAILFLAVQPSLDDLHFGVILLSFARAGTLVAIALLLSRYVLPPVFHRIARTPELILLGALAWCFLIGEIAERLHLSREMGSLIAGVSLSTFPYALDVTAKVTTLRDFFITLFFVALGMTIPIPTMSVVGLALVIALFTVASRLVTTFTPLYMMRQGLRASLLPALNLAQISEFSLVVIQTGAAAGHLKTGTSAAASFAFVLLAVLSTFVIVRSDPIVRRTIPLLKRVGLHDLDASKDGEAGHEGGHAGRPIVLLGFFRTASALLSEIERNEPALLEQIGVVDFNPVVFRTLSDRGIQVTYGDISNVDTLVHAGVGQAELIILSIPDSLLKGANNEKLVRHVRSINATAKIVATADLLADVNDLYEAGADYVTVPRLSDAHVLLNLIQDASAGLLSERRSQAEAMLADRREVLP; via the coding sequence ATGCATGAACTGATCGGCGACATCACGCTCTGCATCCTGTTTGCGTGGGTGCTTGGACTGGCCGCGCATCGCTGGCGCCAGCCCTCGATTCTCGCTTATCTGGTCGCGGGCTTCGCCATTGGCCCCTTCGGCACCGGCTGGGTCAAGTCCCAGGAATCGATCTCGGTGATCTCCGAGCTCGGCCTGATCTTCATGCTGTTCATGATCGGGCTCGAAATCGACCTGAAGAAGATCATCCGCGCCGGCCCGGTGATCCTCATTGCGGGCGGCGTCCAGCTGCTCGGCGGCGCCGCGCTCGGCATCCTGTTCTTCGTCGCCATCGGCATGCGGATGGGCGCCGAGAGCTACGACGCGCTGTATCTGTGCGTCGCCTGTGCGCTGTCCTCGACCGTCATCATCGTCAAGGTGCTGTACGAGAAGCGCGAGCTCGACACCCTGCCCGGCCGCATCACGCTCGGCGTGCTGGTCTTGCAGGACGTATTCGCGATCCTGTTCCTGGCGGTGCAGCCGAGCCTCGACGACCTGCACTTTGGCGTCATCCTGCTTTCCTTCGCCCGCGCCGGTACGCTGGTCGCGATCGCGCTGCTGCTCAGCCGCTATGTGCTGCCGCCGGTGTTCCACCGCATCGCGCGAACCCCCGAGCTGATCCTGCTCGGCGCGCTCGCCTGGTGCTTCCTGATCGGCGAGATCGCCGAGCGCCTGCACCTGTCGCGCGAGATGGGCTCGCTGATCGCCGGCGTGTCGCTGTCGACCTTTCCTTACGCGCTCGACGTCACCGCCAAGGTCACGACCCTGCGTGATTTCTTCATCACGCTGTTCTTCGTCGCCCTCGGCATGACCATCCCGATCCCGACCATGTCGGTGGTCGGGCTGGCGCTGGTGATCGCGCTGTTCACGGTGGCGAGCCGGCTCGTCACCACCTTCACGCCGCTCTACATGATGCGTCAGGGCTTGCGCGCGAGTCTGTTGCCGGCGCTCAACCTCGCCCAGATCAGCGAGTTCTCGCTGGTGGTGATCCAGACCGGTGCGGCCGCCGGACATCTGAAGACCGGCACCTCGGCCGCGGCATCCTTCGCCTTCGTGCTGCTCGCGGTGCTCTCGACCTTCGTCATCGTGCGCTCCGATCCGATCGTGCGGCGGACGATTCCGCTGCTGAAGCGCGTCGGCCTGCATGACCTCGACGCAAGCAAGGACGGCGAAGCCGGCCACGAGGGCGGCCATGCCGGCCGGCCGATCGTGCTGCTCGGCTTCTTCCGCACCGCCAGCGCCCTGCTCAGCGAGATCGAACGCAATGAGCCAGCGCTGCTGGAGCAGATCGGCGTCGTCGACTTCAATCCGGTGGTGTTCCGCACCCTCTCCGATCGCGGCATCCAGGTGACCTATGGCGACATCAGCAATGTCGATACGCTGGTGCATGCCGGCGTCGGACAGGCCGAGCTGATCATCCTCAGCATTCCGGATTCGCTGCTCAAGGGCGCCAACAACGAAAAGCTGGTGCGGCATGTCCGCAGCATCAACGCCACGGCCAAGATCGTCGCGACCGCGGATCTGCTCGCCGATGTCAACGACCTCTACGAGGCCGGCGCAGATTATGTGACCGTACCGCGGCTCAGCGATGCGCACGTGCTGCTCAATCTGATCCAGGACGCGAGCGCGGGCCTGTTGTCGGAGCGGCGCAGCCAGGCCGAAGCCATGCTCGCCGACCGCCGCGAGGTGCTGCCGTGA
- the upp gene encoding uracil phosphoribosyltransferase produces MTNSHVHVVDHPLVQHKLTLMRERDRSTKGFRELLNEIGMLLAYEVTRDLPIELVDIETPIAAMKAPKIAGKKLTLAPILRAGVGFLDGMLALMPSARIAHIGLYRDPNTLQAVEYYFKAPQDLSDRTVILMDPMLATGNSACAAAELLKARGARDIRFVCLLAAPEGIAQFEKEHPDIPIWTAAIDEKLNDHAYIVPGLGDAGDRMFGTK; encoded by the coding sequence ATGACCAATAGCCACGTCCACGTCGTCGATCACCCGCTGGTTCAGCACAAGCTCACCTTGATGCGCGAGCGCGACCGCTCGACAAAAGGTTTCCGCGAGCTGCTCAACGAGATCGGCATGCTCCTGGCCTACGAGGTCACGCGCGACCTGCCGATCGAGCTGGTCGACATCGAGACGCCGATCGCGGCGATGAAGGCGCCGAAGATCGCCGGCAAGAAGCTGACCCTGGCGCCGATCCTGCGCGCCGGCGTCGGCTTCCTCGACGGCATGCTGGCGCTGATGCCGTCAGCGCGCATCGCCCATATCGGGCTCTACCGCGATCCCAACACGCTGCAGGCCGTCGAGTACTACTTCAAGGCGCCGCAGGATTTGTCAGACCGCACCGTGATCCTGATGGACCCGATGCTCGCGACCGGCAATTCGGCCTGCGCCGCGGCCGAATTGCTGAAGGCGCGCGGCGCCCGCGACATCCGCTTCGTCTGCCTGCTCGCGGCCCCCGAGGGCATCGCGCAGTTCGAGAAGGAGCACCCGGACATCCCGATCTGGACGGCCGCGATCGACGAGAAGCTGAACGACCACGCCTATATCGTGCCGGGCCTCGGCGACGCGGGAGACCGGATGTTCGGGACCAAGTAG
- a CDS encoding NAD(P)-dependent oxidoreductase, with translation MARVAFIGLGRMGHGMAGRYLDAGYSVAVWNRSKAKAEDLIARGARWSTSPADAAIDADAVVTMVADDDASRAVWLGPDGAAATMRVGTIAIECSTVSRDHALRLSRELDARGVTYLDCPVTGLPEAAASGKLTLLVGADAADLERARPYLTPIGSTIRHFGPVGAGTVYKLINNLLGAMQIAGLAEGLAIAEQAGLDMSLVLEAIQGGVAASPQVLRHAPRMIARNFADASFTAALRHKDAAYALRLAEELLGTRPLMTQAAVEAYAQAKAAMPDEDEGRMIELVSRPKG, from the coding sequence GTGGCGCGCGTCGCGTTCATCGGGCTCGGGCGGATGGGCCATGGCATGGCCGGCCGTTATCTCGACGCTGGCTATTCGGTGGCGGTCTGGAATCGCAGCAAGGCCAAGGCCGAGGACCTGATCGCGCGCGGTGCGCGCTGGTCGACCTCGCCGGCCGATGCCGCGATCGACGCCGACGCCGTTGTCACCATGGTGGCCGATGACGATGCCTCCCGGGCCGTGTGGCTCGGGCCCGATGGCGCAGCGGCGACGATGCGCGTCGGCACGATTGCGATCGAATGCTCGACCGTCTCGCGCGATCATGCGTTGCGCCTGTCGCGCGAGCTTGATGCACGCGGTGTCACCTATCTCGACTGCCCTGTGACAGGCCTGCCCGAAGCGGCCGCGAGCGGCAAGCTTACTCTGCTGGTCGGCGCCGATGCTGCCGATCTCGAACGGGCGCGACCGTATCTGACGCCGATCGGCTCCACCATTCGCCACTTCGGCCCGGTGGGCGCCGGGACGGTCTACAAGCTGATCAACAACCTGCTCGGCGCGATGCAGATCGCGGGCCTCGCCGAGGGACTCGCCATCGCCGAGCAGGCCGGGCTCGACATGAGCCTCGTGCTCGAGGCGATCCAGGGCGGCGTCGCGGCGAGCCCGCAGGTGCTGCGCCACGCCCCGCGGATGATCGCCCGCAACTTCGCTGACGCCAGCTTCACCGCCGCGCTCCGCCACAAGGATGCCGCCTACGCCCTCCGGCTCGCCGAAGAGCTGCTCGGCACGCGTCCGCTGATGACGCAGGCGGCGGTCGAAGCCTACGCGCAGGCGAAGGCGGCGATGCCCGACGAAGACGAAGGCCGCATGATCGAGCTGGTCTCGCGGCCGAAGGGCTAG